A window from Pyrococcus kukulkanii encodes these proteins:
- a CDS encoding SPL family radical SAM protein, with protein sequence MKLESFIIGPSSHVSSLCHSVIRGEVFTTCEVGCIYCYARWYRGPHGKPKPIWNVFKLIRELGRMQREGLRVTPVRFSALSDPFQGEAKITLKALKLAYREKVPVIVNTKLIPGEKHIEIMEALGSEGLLVFQVSLSTLGDSRILEPLAPSPQERLDLIRRTSEIGIPVIVRVQPFIPGWIKDIETFVSEVASAGAEMIILEFLRIERNLLRFFSKLFPGEEVYGEEWSSYLPGTSNEEAPLIQPPLPYRIRITEEFSKETRKEGLAFSTCKEGLFEYHHPLDMDCCGMNLLGIDHVRRPTLWDLYLEIIEEGYAKPEDLWRRCEREELLCGDTLRVYPRWFRRGFRVHEKRLESILKKPHILEKIAPSIKYKEGKFFRQ encoded by the coding sequence ATGAAGCTCGAGAGCTTCATAATAGGACCGAGTAGTCACGTCAGTTCGCTATGCCACAGTGTAATTAGGGGAGAAGTCTTCACGACCTGCGAGGTAGGATGCATCTACTGCTACGCCAGGTGGTACAGAGGGCCGCACGGAAAACCGAAGCCCATATGGAACGTCTTTAAACTAATAAGAGAGCTTGGTAGAATGCAGAGGGAAGGATTAAGGGTAACTCCAGTCAGATTTTCCGCATTAAGTGATCCTTTTCAAGGAGAAGCAAAGATAACCCTTAAGGCCTTAAAGCTCGCTTACAGGGAAAAGGTTCCGGTAATTGTGAACACTAAGCTCATTCCTGGGGAAAAGCATATAGAAATTATGGAGGCCCTTGGTAGTGAGGGACTTTTAGTGTTTCAGGTTTCATTGTCAACACTAGGGGACTCAAGAATTCTGGAGCCACTCGCACCAAGTCCACAAGAAAGATTAGACCTCATAAGGAGGACTTCAGAAATTGGAATTCCGGTAATCGTCAGAGTCCAGCCGTTCATCCCAGGATGGATTAAGGATATAGAAACCTTCGTATCAGAAGTAGCGTCCGCCGGAGCTGAAATGATAATCCTTGAGTTCTTAAGGATAGAGAGAAATCTCCTTAGATTTTTCTCTAAGTTGTTCCCAGGGGAAGAGGTATACGGAGAAGAGTGGTCATCTTATTTACCTGGAACCTCTAATGAAGAAGCTCCCTTAATTCAGCCCCCTCTCCCTTATAGGATCAGAATAACTGAAGAATTTTCAAAGGAAACAAGAAAAGAGGGATTAGCGTTTTCAACATGTAAGGAGGGGCTTTTTGAGTATCATCACCCACTAGACATGGATTGTTGTGGTATGAATCTCCTAGGTATAGACCACGTAAGAAGGCCAACCCTGTGGGATCTCTATCTTGAGATTATAGAGGAGGGATACGCAAAGCCGGAGGATCTATGGAGGAGATGTGAGCGGGAAGAATTATTATGCGGCGATACGCTTAGGGTATATCCAAGATGGTTTAGGAGAGGCTTTAGGGTTCATGAAAAAAGGCTTGAAAGTATCCTAAAAAAGCCCCACATCCTAGAGAAGATAGCACCTTCAATAAAATATAAAGAAGGAAAGTTCTTCAGGCAATAA
- a CDS encoding ABC transporter permease, translating into MISVLYLNEVSRILKTRRFKVMLATMLLPVVVHFFTHEEVMEYGAKILERSFQIVTSEFMVNFWLGIIGQLVAIILMSDLLASEIDKGTIRLLLTKPIRKSEIVLGKFLAGITSIAILFGVPYLILQIYEVLLYKAGFEGFKATFDDVLYATGVTLLLLGALGSLAMLLSVIVSRPLYASLSAFALVFVAQFILPQLPFFDNPERFTLNYQVGVLLKRHFTLHTGLDAYKGDPNTTILFFIDTILLTLLLTLLGIYRREYP; encoded by the coding sequence GTGATAAGCGTCCTTTACCTTAACGAGGTTTCAAGGATACTTAAGACGCGACGCTTCAAGGTCATGCTCGCCACAATGCTCTTGCCTGTAGTAGTCCACTTCTTTACTCACGAAGAAGTAATGGAATATGGAGCGAAGATTCTTGAGCGATCCTTTCAGATAGTTACCTCCGAGTTCATGGTGAACTTCTGGCTTGGTATTATCGGTCAACTCGTAGCCATAATCCTCATGAGCGACCTCCTTGCAAGTGAAATTGATAAAGGCACAATAAGACTTCTCCTGACAAAGCCTATAAGAAAGAGCGAAATTGTCCTTGGCAAGTTTTTAGCTGGAATCACAAGTATAGCGATTCTATTTGGGGTTCCATACCTCATTCTCCAAATTTATGAAGTTCTCCTCTACAAAGCAGGTTTTGAAGGTTTTAAAGCTACTTTCGACGATGTACTTTACGCCACAGGGGTTACGCTTCTGCTTCTTGGAGCATTAGGCAGTCTAGCAATGCTACTCTCTGTTATTGTCTCACGTCCCCTTTATGCTTCTCTCTCAGCCTTTGCCCTTGTTTTTGTTGCCCAGTTTATACTGCCTCAGCTACCATTCTTTGACAATCCAGAACGCTTCACTCTCAATTACCAAGTGGGAGTTCTTCTTAAAAGACACTTTACTCTCCACACTGGTCTAGACGCCTATAAAGGTGATCCTAACACAACAATACTGTTTTTCATTGATACTATACTCCTCACATTACTCCTCACATTGCTGGGGATCTACCGGAGAGAGTATCCTTAA
- the gatD gene encoding Glu-tRNA(Gln) amidotransferase subunit GatD: MKVEEFMKRHGIGIGDYVKLVKLEDGEKIEYKGLVMPPYELSEGDTLVIKLDNGYNIGIAVDKITSIEVIERAKARPEVHFKAELEPKPNLPSVTILGTGGTIASRVDYETGAVYPAFTAEELAKAVPEIFEIANVKSRLLFNIFSEDMKPSHWVRIAHEVAKELNSGAYGVVVAHGTDTMGYTSAALSFMLRDLNKPVILVGAQRSSDRPSSDAAMNLICSVRMAVSEVAEVMVVMHGETGDTYCLAHRGTKVRKMHTSRRDAFRSINDIPIAKIWSDGKIEFLRDDYRRRNEGEVWVDDKIEEKVALVKMYPGISPEIIDFFVDRGYKGIVIEGTGLGHTPNDMIPSIRRAVEEGVAVCMTSQCLYGRVHMNVYATGRRLLKAGVIPCEDMLPETAYVKLMWVLGHTQDLNEVRNMMLTNYAGEITPYTKPNTYLI, encoded by the coding sequence ATGAAAGTTGAAGAGTTCATGAAGAGGCATGGAATTGGGATTGGTGATTACGTTAAGCTCGTTAAGCTGGAGGATGGAGAGAAAATTGAGTATAAGGGTCTTGTAATGCCACCGTACGAACTTTCTGAAGGAGACACTTTAGTTATAAAGCTCGACAATGGCTACAACATTGGGATTGCCGTAGATAAGATTACCTCTATAGAAGTCATTGAAAGGGCAAAGGCAAGGCCTGAGGTTCATTTTAAGGCAGAGCTTGAGCCTAAGCCCAACCTTCCAAGTGTTACAATTCTGGGAACTGGAGGAACTATAGCCAGTAGAGTTGATTATGAAACTGGAGCAGTTTATCCTGCGTTCACGGCAGAAGAACTAGCTAAAGCTGTCCCGGAAATATTTGAGATAGCAAACGTTAAGTCCAGGTTACTCTTCAACATCTTCAGCGAGGACATGAAGCCTTCCCACTGGGTAAGAATAGCCCATGAAGTGGCGAAGGAGCTGAACTCTGGAGCTTATGGAGTTGTCGTTGCTCATGGAACCGATACCATGGGGTATACTTCTGCGGCCTTAAGTTTCATGCTTAGGGATCTCAATAAGCCTGTAATATTGGTAGGTGCTCAAAGGAGTAGTGATAGGCCGAGTAGCGATGCCGCGATGAACCTGATATGCTCGGTCAGAATGGCGGTCAGCGAAGTGGCGGAGGTCATGGTTGTGATGCACGGTGAAACCGGGGATACTTACTGCCTTGCCCATAGGGGAACCAAAGTAAGGAAGATGCATACAAGCAGGAGAGACGCCTTTAGAAGCATAAACGATATTCCCATAGCTAAGATATGGAGCGACGGTAAAATAGAGTTCCTAAGGGATGACTACCGGAGGAGGAACGAGGGGGAGGTTTGGGTTGATGATAAAATTGAGGAAAAAGTTGCCTTGGTGAAGATGTACCCTGGTATAAGCCCTGAGATAATAGACTTCTTTGTCGACAGAGGGTACAAGGGAATAGTTATAGAGGGAACTGGGTTAGGTCATACACCAAACGATATGATACCTTCAATAAGAAGGGCAGTAGAAGAGGGGGTTGCAGTTTGCATGACTAGCCAGTGCCTCTACGGAAGGGTTCACATGAACGTTTACGCAACGGGAAGAAGATTGTTAAAAGCAGGAGTTATCCCCTGTGAGGACATGTTACCGGAGACGGCCTATGTAAAGCTGATGTGGGTTTTAGGCCACACTCAAGATCTCAATGAAGTGAGAAACATGATGCTGACTAACTATGCGGGAGAAATAACTCCCTACACGAAGCCCAATACTTATCTAATTTAA
- a CDS encoding PadR family transcriptional regulator translates to MDEILLRLKDKLTKEILWMYILKLLKERPMYAYEIRGQLKRRFGFEPATVSSYVVLYKLEEAGYVTSEWHEGESGRPSRKYYQLTEKGEKLLENGVKTIENVLEMLKE, encoded by the coding sequence ATGGATGAGATATTATTAAGGCTTAAGGATAAGCTCACGAAAGAAATACTTTGGATGTACATCTTAAAGCTACTCAAAGAGAGGCCAATGTACGCGTATGAAATCAGAGGGCAGTTAAAACGAAGATTTGGATTTGAACCGGCAACTGTTAGTTCTTATGTCGTCTTATACAAGCTTGAAGAAGCGGGCTACGTCACCTCGGAGTGGCATGAAGGAGAGAGTGGCAGACCATCAAGAAAATACTACCAACTTACAGAAAAAGGAGAAAAATTGCTTGAAAATGGAGTAAAGACAATAGAAAACGTCCTTGAAATGCTAAAGGAATAG
- the gatE gene encoding Glu-tRNA(Gln) amidotransferase subunit GatE: MANIDYEQIGLKVGLEIHRQLDTKKLFSPVPSELTDKVDFTFQRRLRPTMSELGEVDPAALEEFKKGRIYIYEGNNELSDLVYMDEEPPRGPDREALEVALQIAYLLNAKPVDEIYYMRKIVIDGSNVSGFQRTAIIATDGKVETPWGTVGIPTICLEEDAARIIERKDREVIYRVDRLGIPLIEISTTPDIHHPEQAKVVAKFIGDALRATRKVKRGLGTIRQDLNVSIKGGARIEIKGVQELDMIPLIIEREVQRQLNLLKIRDELRKRGVKPEDIKEEFYDVTDIFQNTKSKIIGRTIKKGGKVLAIKLPKFRGLIGMEIQPGRRLGTEFADRAKKYVPGIFHSDELPNYGITQEEVEKVVERLSLGNEDAFVLVAAEEETAKNALREVIKRAREAIEGVPEETRRALPDGNTQYMRPLPGKARMYPETDVPPLRIPDDLKRRIKENLPELPQAKVEKYVKEYKIDRSLAQTLVDDERDELFEELIEMGVKPSLAASVLVVVLKGLRKDVPIENITEDHIREAFKLYLEGKIAKEAFEEIFKELALHPEKTAEQVAQERGLTLLSEEEVVKIVEEVIQQNVDVVKAKGMGAMGLIMGRVMARVRGKADGKLVSQIVRKKIQELSQG; this comes from the coding sequence ATGGCTAACATCGACTATGAACAAATTGGCCTTAAAGTTGGATTGGAGATTCACCGTCAACTTGATACAAAAAAGCTCTTCTCTCCAGTTCCAAGCGAGCTAACGGACAAAGTTGATTTCACGTTTCAAAGAAGGCTAAGACCCACAATGAGTGAACTAGGTGAAGTTGATCCGGCGGCGCTTGAGGAGTTCAAGAAGGGGAGAATTTATATTTATGAGGGAAACAATGAGCTAAGCGATCTCGTCTATATGGATGAGGAACCTCCAAGGGGTCCCGACAGGGAGGCTTTGGAGGTTGCCCTTCAAATTGCTTACCTTCTAAACGCAAAGCCCGTAGATGAGATTTACTACATGAGGAAGATCGTTATTGACGGTTCAAATGTTTCTGGATTCCAGAGAACCGCTATAATAGCTACCGATGGAAAAGTTGAGACGCCCTGGGGAACAGTTGGAATCCCAACTATATGCCTTGAGGAAGATGCTGCGAGGATAATAGAGAGGAAGGACAGGGAGGTAATTTATAGGGTAGATAGGCTTGGCATACCCCTAATTGAGATAAGCACCACTCCAGATATACACCATCCAGAGCAGGCTAAAGTTGTTGCAAAGTTCATTGGTGATGCCTTAAGGGCGACAAGGAAGGTCAAGCGTGGTCTTGGAACTATAAGGCAGGATTTAAACGTTTCTATAAAGGGCGGGGCAAGGATAGAGATAAAGGGAGTTCAAGAACTGGACATGATCCCTCTAATAATAGAGAGGGAGGTACAGAGGCAACTGAATCTGCTGAAAATAAGGGATGAGCTGAGGAAGAGGGGAGTTAAACCCGAGGATATAAAGGAAGAATTCTACGATGTAACCGATATCTTCCAAAACACCAAGTCAAAGATTATTGGGAGGACAATAAAGAAGGGCGGCAAAGTTTTGGCGATAAAGCTTCCTAAGTTTAGGGGTCTAATAGGGATGGAAATTCAGCCTGGAAGGAGGCTGGGAACTGAATTTGCGGACAGGGCAAAGAAGTACGTTCCTGGGATATTCCATAGTGATGAGTTGCCAAACTACGGCATAACCCAGGAGGAAGTCGAGAAGGTCGTCGAACGGCTCAGCCTTGGAAATGAGGATGCCTTCGTTTTGGTTGCCGCCGAGGAAGAAACAGCGAAGAATGCTCTGCGTGAAGTGATTAAACGTGCAAGGGAGGCAATTGAAGGTGTTCCCGAAGAGACGAGGAGGGCCCTTCCAGATGGTAATACGCAGTACATGAGACCGCTCCCAGGAAAGGCTAGAATGTATCCCGAGACGGATGTACCTCCACTGAGAATTCCGGATGATCTGAAGAGAAGAATAAAGGAGAACCTCCCAGAGCTACCCCAGGCTAAGGTTGAGAAGTACGTTAAGGAGTACAAGATTGATAGAAGCTTAGCACAAACGTTGGTTGACGATGAAAGGGATGAGCTATTCGAAGAGCTAATTGAGATGGGCGTTAAGCCATCGCTTGCGGCTTCGGTTCTAGTAGTCGTTCTTAAGGGATTAAGGAAGGATGTTCCAATTGAGAACATTACTGAGGATCACATAAGGGAGGCCTTCAAACTTTATCTCGAAGGGAAGATAGCGAAGGAGGCCTTTGAGGAGATATTCAAGGAGCTCGCTCTGCACCCGGAGAAGACAGCTGAGCAAGTAGCTCAAGAGAGAGGATTAACACTATTGAGCGAGGAGGAAGTCGTGAAAATCGTTGAGGAAGTAATACAGCAGAACGTTGATGTTGTGAAGGCCAAGGGTATGGGGGCCATGGGTTTAATCATGGGTAGGGTCATGGCAAGGGTGAGGGGCAAGGCAGACGGTAAATTGGTAAGCCAGATCGTGAGGAAGAAGATCCAGGAACTCTCCCAGGGATGA
- a CDS encoding serine/threonine protein kinase: MLQEIIKDEIRKLKPILSEYGIELERFLAKGTTSYIFLGTFNNERVIIKYQRPDTPRKTLKREARILEILKGRNITGDLVSYMQLGGRELLIRKYVDGEPLIKALPKKRDILKIAGKAYTLDILGIDHGQIQGGKHIIIGDDVWIIDFEKASTERKPRNLTSAMAMLFLSNNVISRRISDEYRIMEDFRKILRSALREYKISKDIKKVMEVLSTL, translated from the coding sequence ATGCTTCAAGAAATAATCAAGGATGAAATAAGGAAATTGAAACCTATCCTAAGTGAGTATGGTATAGAGTTGGAAAGGTTCTTAGCGAAGGGAACAACAAGCTATATATTCCTTGGTACCTTTAATAATGAGAGGGTTATAATAAAGTATCAAAGACCTGATACCCCTCGGAAAACATTGAAAAGAGAGGCTCGTATACTAGAGATCCTTAAAGGTAGGAACATAACTGGGGACTTAGTTTCCTATATGCAGCTTGGAGGAAGAGAATTACTTATAAGGAAGTACGTTGATGGGGAACCCCTAATAAAAGCACTTCCTAAGAAGAGAGACATCCTAAAAATAGCTGGGAAGGCTTATACTCTTGATATCTTAGGGATTGATCATGGGCAGATTCAGGGGGGCAAACACATAATAATAGGGGACGATGTCTGGATAATTGACTTTGAAAAGGCTAGTACTGAAAGAAAGCCAAGGAACTTAACATCAGCAATGGCAATGTTGTTCCTCTCTAATAACGTGATTTCTCGTAGAATTTCTGATGAATATAGGATTATGGAAGATTTCAGAAAAATATTGAGATCAGCGCTCAGAGAGTATAAGATTTCTAAGGATATCAAGAAAGTCATGGAGGTTTTATCTACCCTTTAA
- a CDS encoding dicarboxylate/amino acid:cation symporter, producing MGIFKRYLEYPVLQKILIGLILGAIFGLIAGHYGYADAVKTYIKPFGDLFVRLLKMLVMPIVFASLVVGAASISPARLGRVGVKIVVYYLLTSAFAVTLGIVMARVFNPGAGIQLTIGGQQFQPKQAPSMVQTLLNIIPTNPFSALANGQVLPTIFFAIVLGIAITYLMNSKDEKVRKSAETLLNAINGLAEAMYKIVGGVMQYAPIGVFALIANVMAQQGVKVVGELAKVTVAVYVGLVLQILIVYFILLKIFGIDPIKFISKAKDAMLTAFVTRSSSGTLPVTMRVAKEMGVSEGIYSFTLPLGATINMDGTALYQGVCTFFIANALGMHLTIGQQLTIVLTAVLASIGTAGVPGAGAIMLAMVLQSVGLPLTDPNVAAAYAMILGIDAILDMGRTMVNVTGDLTGTAIVAKTEGELEKGVIA from the coding sequence ATGGGCATCTTTAAAAGATATCTTGAATACCCTGTTTTGCAGAAGATCCTCATTGGTCTTATCTTAGGTGCAATATTCGGACTTATAGCGGGCCACTATGGCTACGCAGATGCAGTGAAGACGTACATCAAGCCATTCGGCGACCTGTTCGTTAGGCTATTGAAGATGCTAGTTATGCCGATAGTCTTCGCCTCACTAGTGGTAGGTGCAGCAAGCATAAGTCCAGCAAGGCTTGGTAGGGTTGGTGTTAAGATAGTTGTTTATTACCTCCTAACGTCAGCATTTGCGGTGACATTGGGAATAGTTATGGCTAGGGTCTTCAATCCTGGAGCGGGAATCCAGCTAACTATCGGCGGTCAACAATTTCAGCCAAAACAGGCGCCATCGATGGTTCAGACTTTACTCAACATAATCCCCACAAACCCATTCAGTGCATTAGCAAATGGTCAAGTTCTTCCAACTATATTCTTCGCAATAGTCCTTGGAATTGCGATAACTTATCTAATGAACAGTAAGGATGAGAAAGTTAGGAAGAGCGCTGAAACACTACTCAACGCAATTAATGGTTTGGCCGAAGCAATGTACAAGATCGTTGGTGGAGTGATGCAGTACGCCCCTATAGGTGTCTTCGCATTGATAGCAAATGTAATGGCCCAACAGGGAGTTAAAGTCGTTGGAGAGCTCGCAAAGGTCACCGTTGCAGTTTACGTTGGACTGGTTCTCCAGATACTCATCGTGTACTTCATCCTCCTCAAGATCTTCGGTATCGATCCGATCAAGTTTATCAGCAAGGCTAAGGATGCCATGCTCACCGCTTTCGTTACGAGGAGCTCAAGCGGTACCCTGCCAGTTACAATGAGGGTAGCCAAGGAGATGGGTGTTTCGGAGGGAATATACTCCTTTACGCTTCCACTGGGAGCCACTATAAACATGGATGGTACAGCCCTATACCAGGGTGTCTGTACCTTCTTCATAGCTAATGCCCTTGGAATGCACTTAACGATTGGCCAGCAGTTAACGATAGTTCTTACGGCAGTTCTGGCATCAATAGGAACCGCCGGTGTTCCCGGCGCTGGAGCAATAATGCTTGCAATGGTTCTCCAGAGTGTTGGATTGCCTCTAACAGATCCGAACGTTGCCGCTGCTTACGCGATGATACTTGGTATCGATGCAATTCTTGACATGGGTAGGACGATGGTCAACGTTACCGGAGACCTTACAGGAACCGCAATTGTTGCAAAGACTGAAGGAGAGCTTGAGAAGGGAGTTATTGCCTGA
- a CDS encoding alanine--glyoxylate aminotransferase family protein has translation MEYEEAFREVYEMVKPKYKLFTAGPVACFPEVLEIMKVQMFSHRSKEYRKVHVDTVERLRDFLEVKKGEVLLVPSSGTGIMEASIRNGVTKGGKVLVTIIGAFGKRYKEVVETNGRKAVVLEYEPGKAVKPEDLDDALKKNPDVEAVTITYNETSTGVLNPLPELAKVAKEHDKLVFVDAVSAMGGADIKFDKWELDVVFSSSQKAFGVPPGLAIGVFSERFLEIAEKMPERGWYFDIPLYVKYLKEKESTPSTPPMPQVFGLNVVLRIIEKMGGKEKWLEMYQKRAEMIREGVKEIGLSILAEEGYESPTITAVLTPKGIKGDEVYEAMRKRGFELAKGYGSVKEITFRIGHMGYIPFDDIREMLDNLREVINELKKQKGLA, from the coding sequence ATGGAATATGAGGAGGCCTTTAGAGAAGTTTATGAAATGGTGAAGCCAAAATACAAGCTCTTTACAGCAGGACCAGTTGCATGCTTCCCGGAAGTACTTGAGATAATGAAAGTTCAGATGTTCAGCCACAGATCCAAAGAGTACAGAAAGGTGCACGTTGATACTGTCGAAAGGCTCAGGGACTTCCTCGAGGTTAAGAAGGGAGAAGTTCTACTAGTCCCAAGCTCCGGAACCGGAATCATGGAAGCAAGTATTAGAAATGGAGTAACAAAGGGTGGAAAAGTTTTAGTCACTATAATTGGAGCATTCGGGAAGAGGTACAAGGAGGTTGTGGAAACCAACGGAAGAAAGGCAGTAGTTTTAGAATACGAGCCCGGAAAAGCTGTAAAGCCCGAAGATCTAGATGACGCCCTAAAGAAGAACCCTGACGTTGAGGCCGTAACGATAACCTACAATGAAACATCAACTGGCGTTTTGAATCCCCTCCCAGAGCTCGCCAAAGTGGCAAAAGAACACGATAAGCTAGTGTTCGTCGATGCCGTTTCAGCGATGGGAGGGGCAGACATAAAGTTCGATAAATGGGAGCTTGACGTTGTATTCTCAAGCTCCCAAAAGGCATTCGGTGTTCCTCCAGGACTTGCGATTGGAGTCTTCAGCGAGAGATTCCTAGAGATTGCTGAAAAAATGCCAGAGAGGGGATGGTACTTTGACATTCCACTGTACGTTAAGTACCTCAAGGAAAAGGAGTCAACACCATCAACACCTCCGATGCCACAGGTTTTTGGCCTAAACGTCGTCCTTAGGATAATAGAGAAGATGGGCGGGAAGGAGAAGTGGCTTGAGATGTACCAGAAGAGGGCTGAGATGATCAGGGAGGGAGTTAAAGAGATAGGCCTCAGCATCCTAGCTGAAGAGGGCTACGAGAGCCCAACGATTACCGCCGTCTTAACTCCAAAGGGAATAAAGGGAGATGAGGTCTACGAGGCCATGAGGAAGAGAGGATTCGAGCTAGCTAAGGGGTATGGTAGTGTCAAGGAGATAACATTCAGGATTGGTCACATGGGTTACATACCGTTCGATGACATAAGGGAGATGCTCGATAACCTCAGGGAAGTAATAAACGAATTGAAGAAGCAGAAGGGTTTAGCATAG
- a CDS encoding 50S ribosomal protein L40e, with protein MARFPEAEARIFKKYICLRCGATNPWGAKKCRKCGYKRLRPKAREPRGGGR; from the coding sequence ATGGCGAGGTTTCCAGAGGCTGAGGCGAGGATATTCAAGAAGTACATATGCCTTAGATGCGGTGCCACTAATCCATGGGGAGCCAAGAAGTGCAGAAAGTGCGGTTATAAAAGATTAAGGCCAAAGGCAAGGGAGCCGAGAGGAGGAGGGCGCTGA
- a CDS encoding ATPase, whose translation MGVYIFTPEDLLRYEVITQDCLNILKEALERREDILVVGGTRAGKTKLVEAMTFLIPENWKIAVVTAYNEFKPFKDNIFVINTEFDGRSVDARTEEVIEKINSINPDYVIIDTIHTVSVPRILEKLTDKYGFIITSLVLSRNLWDEIKHWLKIDDKMLKKFELVVELYRDIKTGHRKVNAIYRIKEKELEKLC comes from the coding sequence ATGGGTGTGTACATCTTTACTCCTGAAGATCTGCTCAGGTATGAGGTTATAACTCAGGATTGCCTCAATATTTTAAAGGAGGCCTTGGAAAGAAGAGAAGACATTCTGGTAGTTGGAGGAACAAGGGCAGGAAAGACTAAATTAGTTGAAGCAATGACTTTCTTAATTCCTGAAAACTGGAAGATAGCCGTTGTTACCGCGTACAATGAGTTCAAGCCCTTTAAGGATAACATCTTCGTTATAAACACGGAGTTTGACGGCAGGAGCGTTGACGCAAGAACCGAAGAGGTAATTGAGAAGATAAACTCGATAAATCCGGACTACGTTATAATAGATACCATTCACACCGTTAGCGTCCCCAGGATTCTCGAAAAGTTGACAGATAAATATGGCTTCATAATAACCTCTTTAGTCCTCTCGAGGAATCTCTGGGACGAGATTAAGCATTGGCTAAAGATAGATGATAAGATGTTAAAAAAGTTTGAGCTCGTTGTGGAGCTCTACAGAGACATAAAAACGGGGCATAGAAAGGTTAATGCGATATACAGGATAAAAGAAAAAGAGTTGGAGAAGCTATGCTAA